One segment of Streptomyces sp. NA02950 DNA contains the following:
- a CDS encoding IS110 family transposase, which translates to MSTSHTRIWVGIDAGKGHHWAVAVDADGETLFSTKVINDESQILALIDTARERADEVRWAVDISGRASTLLLALLIAHGQQVVYVPGRTVNRMSGAYRGEGKTDAKDARVIADQARMRPKDFAPLNTPPELVTTLQVLTNYRADLIADRVRLINRLRDLLVGICPALERAFDYSAAKGPIVMLTEYQTPAALRRIGVKRLTTWLERRKVRSADTVATKAVEAAQSQMTVLPGEKRAAKLVCDLAHQLLTLDERIKDNDREIRETFRDDDRAEVIESMPGMGPILGAEFVAIVGDLSGYRDAGRLASHAGLAPVARDSGRRSGNYHRPKRYNRRLRHIFYLAAQTAMMRPGPSRDYYLKKRSEGLLHTQALLALARRRVDVLWAMLRDKRPFTPAPPVTQAA; encoded by the coding sequence TTGAGCACGTCTCACACGCGGATATGGGTCGGCATCGACGCCGGCAAGGGGCATCACTGGGCGGTGGCGGTCGACGCCGACGGCGAGACACTTTTCTCGACGAAGGTGATCAACGACGAGTCGCAGATTCTCGCCCTCATCGACACCGCCCGTGAGCGGGCCGATGAAGTGCGGTGGGCGGTGGATATCTCCGGCAGGGCCTCCACCCTGCTGCTGGCCCTGCTGATTGCCCACGGCCAGCAGGTGGTCTACGTGCCCGGCCGGACGGTCAACCGTATGTCCGGCGCCTACCGTGGGGAGGGCAAGACCGACGCCAAGGACGCCCGTGTCATCGCCGACCAGGCCCGCATGCGCCCGAAGGACTTCGCCCCGCTGAACACACCCCCGGAGCTGGTCACCACCCTCCAGGTGCTCACCAACTACCGGGCCGACCTGATCGCCGACCGGGTGAGACTGATCAACCGGCTCCGCGACCTGCTGGTCGGGATCTGTCCCGCGCTGGAACGGGCCTTCGACTACTCCGCGGCCAAGGGGCCCATCGTCATGCTGACCGAGTACCAGACCCCGGCAGCCCTCCGCCGGATCGGCGTCAAGCGGCTGACGACCTGGCTGGAACGCCGCAAGGTCCGAAGCGCCGACACCGTGGCCACCAAGGCGGTGGAGGCCGCCCAGTCCCAGATGACCGTGCTGCCCGGCGAGAAACGGGCTGCCAAGCTGGTCTGCGACCTCGCCCACCAGCTGCTGACGCTGGACGAGCGGATCAAGGACAACGACCGGGAGATCCGCGAAACCTTCCGCGACGACGACCGCGCCGAGGTCATCGAGTCCATGCCCGGCATGGGGCCCATCCTCGGCGCCGAGTTCGTCGCCATCGTCGGGGACCTGTCGGGCTACCGCGATGCCGGCCGACTTGCCTCCCACGCCGGCCTGGCCCCGGTCGCGCGGGACTCCGGCCGCCGCAGCGGCAACTATCACCGGCCCAAGCGCTACAACCGGCGCCTGCGACACATCTTCTACCTGGCCGCGCAGACCGCGATGATGCGGCCCGGTCCGTCCAGGGACTACTACCTCAAGAAACGATCCGAGGGCCTGCTGCATACCCAGGCCCTGCTCGCACTCGCCCGCCGCCGGGTCGACGTGCTGTGGGCGATGCTGCGTGACAAAAGGCCGTTCACCCCCGCCCCACCGGTCACGCAGGCGGCTTGA